The Candidatus Pelagibacter sp. IMCC9063 genome has a window encoding:
- the tmk gene encoding dTMP kinase, with product MGLNRGIFITFEGIEGSGKSTQIKLLYKFLKANVSKKIYLTREPGGTKISEKIRKLVIKDLNEENNPLTELFLLFAARAEHYDLIKEKLRSGYIVLCDRYLDSTIAYQHFNGSIDLKLIHYLQKLIDKNIRPNLTILLDANPSVSKKRMHLRAKKLDRFDRESLKKMNIIKKGFLAIAKVEKKRIFVINGNADLDLIHDKIKSKVLKSLIK from the coding sequence ATGGGGTTAAATCGTGGTATTTTTATCACTTTTGAAGGTATTGAGGGATCTGGAAAATCAACTCAAATAAAACTTCTTTATAAATTTTTAAAAGCAAATGTATCAAAAAAAATTTATCTTACGAGAGAACCCGGTGGTACTAAAATTTCAGAAAAAATTAGAAAACTAGTAATAAAGGATCTAAACGAAGAAAATAATCCCTTAACTGAACTTTTTTTATTATTTGCTGCCAGGGCAGAGCATTACGATTTAATAAAGGAAAAACTTAGATCTGGCTATATAGTGCTTTGTGATAGGTATCTAGATTCCACTATTGCTTACCAACATTTTAATGGGTCTATTGATTTGAAATTAATACACTACCTTCAAAAATTAATAGACAAAAACATAAGACCAAACCTAACAATTCTTTTAGATGCAAATCCAAGTGTAAGTAAAAAAAGAATGCATTTAAGAGCAAAAAAATTAGATAGATTTGATAGAGAATCTTTAAAAAAAATGAACATTATAAAAAAAGGCTTTTTAGCAATTGCAAAAGTGGAAAAGAAAAGAATTTTTGTCATTAATGGCAACGCAGATTTGGATTTGATTCATGATAAAATTAAATCAAAAGTTTTAAAATCTTTAATTAAATGA
- the rpmG gene encoding 50S ribosomal protein L33 → MAKKSHVKVRLVPEDKPNSRFNYYVKKPTAGDKAKDKLKMKKYNPATRKHEWFVEKKLPPHSK, encoded by the coding sequence ATGGCAAAAAAATCACACGTTAAGGTAAGATTAGTTCCTGAAGATAAGCCAAATAGTCGTTTTAACTACTATGTAAAAAAGCCTACGGCCGGTGACAAGGCTAAAGACAAATTAAAAATGAAGAAATATAACCCTGCCACTAGAAAGCACGAGTGGTTTGTTGAAAAAAAACTTCCACCTCACAGTAAGTAA
- a CDS encoding chorismate mutase, whose translation MIKKAKLSQKNKLLNIKKIRNSIDKIDDQILKYLSLRRKEVMKITKYKKRSEIVDQKRIASMLKKLVRKGKALNIEPYVIENLWKAMIRSFIKLEREKI comes from the coding sequence ATGATTAAAAAAGCTAAATTGTCACAAAAAAATAAACTTCTTAATATTAAAAAAATTAGAAATAGTATTGATAAAATAGACGATCAAATCTTAAAATATTTAAGTCTTAGAAGAAAAGAAGTCATGAAAATCACAAAATACAAAAAGAGAAGTGAAATTGTTGACCAAAAAAGAATAGCTAGCATGCTTAAAAAGCTTGTAAGAAAAGGGAAAGCTTTAAATATTGAGCCCTATGTTATTGAAAATTTATGGAAGGCTATGATTAGGTCTTTTATAAAATTAGAAAGAGAAAAAATCTAA
- a CDS encoding integration host factor subunit alpha, with protein sequence MSKVENITRQKLYDLVFQELGLSKISCSAFVDTLFDSLIANLKKDKKVKIALFGTFSKKNKKSRVGRNPKTKEEKTISSRNVVTFKASKLLIKKINRFNA encoded by the coding sequence ATGAGCAAAGTTGAAAATATAACAAGACAAAAACTTTATGATTTGGTTTTTCAAGAGCTAGGTTTGTCGAAAATTAGCTGTTCAGCTTTTGTAGACACTTTGTTTGATTCTCTCATAGCTAATTTGAAAAAAGATAAAAAAGTTAAAATAGCTTTATTTGGTACCTTTTCTAAGAAAAACAAAAAAAGCAGAGTTGGAAGAAACCCAAAAACAAAAGAAGAAAAAACTATCTCTTCTAGAAATGTCGTTACCTTTAAGGCTTCTAAGCTTTTAATAAAAAAAATTAATAGATTTAATGCTTAA
- a CDS encoding D-alanyl-D-alanine carboxypeptidase family protein → MKKITILLISFFLIQAYNANALITSAKQAILMDVNSGQVLFKKNENEKISPASITKVMTSIIAFDLIKSGELKLNEKFLVSNKAWRMAKQGYSSMFIVPNDRITVLNLLKGIIIASGNDACIALAEGIAGSEAAFASMMNDKAKSIGMTNTNFSNSSGIYSEDNYSTVSDISLMSVYLIKEFPELYKMYAERTFTWDRTGGNPITQSNRNTLLYKNSKVDGIKTGHLNDSGYSLAATMLVNNRRILSVVSGTNSQKERAKESLKLLNHAIITTELLLVKKENPLFSINTWNGKKSSIKLELEKDLYITYSKRRSRDIKMYLEVSEPIKDHFKASDQLGVLRIKDKNGLDIKQPLFATEDFKKINFIKRFFNSIGFLVWG, encoded by the coding sequence ATGAAAAAAATTACAATCTTATTAATAAGTTTTTTTTTAATACAAGCTTATAACGCCAATGCATTAATTACTTCTGCCAAGCAGGCAATTTTGATGGATGTAAATTCTGGCCAAGTTCTTTTTAAGAAAAATGAAAATGAAAAAATTTCTCCTGCGTCTATCACTAAGGTCATGACCTCCATCATAGCTTTTGATCTAATTAAAAGCGGTGAGTTGAAATTAAACGAAAAATTCTTAGTTTCCAACAAAGCTTGGAGAATGGCTAAGCAAGGCTATTCTTCTATGTTTATAGTTCCAAATGACAGAATAACTGTTTTAAATTTATTAAAAGGTATAATTATAGCTTCAGGAAATGATGCGTGCATCGCATTGGCTGAAGGAATTGCAGGCTCTGAGGCTGCGTTTGCTTCCATGATGAATGACAAGGCGAAATCAATTGGCATGACTAACACAAACTTTTCAAATTCTTCTGGAATTTATTCTGAGGACAATTACTCAACAGTTAGCGACATTAGTTTAATGTCCGTTTATTTAATTAAAGAATTTCCAGAATTGTACAAAATGTATGCAGAGAGAACCTTCACTTGGGATCGTACTGGTGGAAATCCAATCACCCAATCTAATAGAAATACCCTATTATATAAAAATTCAAAAGTAGACGGAATTAAAACCGGTCACCTTAATGACTCTGGCTACTCATTGGCTGCTACCATGCTTGTAAATAATCGTAGGATTTTAAGCGTTGTAAGTGGAACAAATTCACAAAAAGAAAGAGCAAAAGAATCTTTAAAATTATTAAATCATGCAATAATTACTACTGAGTTACTTTTGGTTAAAAAAGAAAATCCTCTATTTTCTATCAATACATGGAATGGAAAAAAATCATCAATAAAATTAGAATTGGAAAAAGACCTATACATCACTTACTCTAAAAGAAGGTCTAGAGATATTAAGATGTATTTAGAGGTATCCGAACCAATTAAAGATCATTTTAAGGCAAGTGATCAATTGGGTGTATTAAGAATTAAAGACAAAAACGGGCTAGATATAAAACAGCCACTATTTGCAACCGAAGATTTTAAAAAAATTAATTTTATAAAAAGATTTTTTAATTCCATAGGTTTCTTAGTATGGGGTTAA
- a CDS encoding MerR family transcriptional regulator has translation MLKKKSGAFKNISELATEIGLMDKNTGKPKTHVIRFWEKKFKILKPSLLLNKRRYYSEVDIKLFRRVKTLLKDKGMTIKGAIIAMEKEYSVDYKKINNISSENNLLKINKIIKELKEIL, from the coding sequence ATGCTTAAGAAAAAGTCTGGTGCATTTAAAAATATTAGCGAATTAGCCACGGAGATTGGCTTGATGGACAAAAATACTGGCAAGCCGAAAACTCATGTTATCAGATTTTGGGAAAAAAAATTTAAAATCTTAAAACCTAGCCTCCTACTAAACAAACGAAGATATTACTCAGAAGTCGATATAAAGCTTTTTCGGAGAGTTAAAACACTCTTAAAAGACAAGGGCATGACCATAAAGGGTGCTATTATAGCTATGGAAAAAGAGTATTCTGTTGACTATAAAAAAATCAATAATATAAGTTCAGAAAATAATTTATTAAAAATTAATAAAATAATTAAAGAATTAAAAGAAATACTGTAA
- a CDS encoding lytic murein transglycosylase, giving the protein MSNCIKIILFIFLIFQNTQVSAQNHNFDIWVVDFKKKAIEKEGISSATVNKAFSRVKFLKKLLIYDKRQPEFIEKTETYIGKRVNKKRVLKAKSLLLENKNLLSRIEKDFGVPKEYLVALWGIETSFGRHRGKVDIISALATLSFDKRRSAYFSKELITILRLIDKKKVKLENLYGSWAGAHGNFQFMPSSINNYAIDYDKDGQIDLVNSLEDSFASAANYLKTIGWNKKISWGYKAISADKIDNSLVTIDARKLKKTLSRNDLINNKISIKNNKKAKGNFKLIRPDGKDGPIFLVTTNYEKLLNWNRSLRFAITVGLFADLLKNA; this is encoded by the coding sequence ATGAGCAATTGTATAAAAATAATTTTATTTATATTTTTAATATTCCAAAATACTCAAGTTTCTGCTCAAAATCATAATTTTGATATTTGGGTAGTGGATTTTAAAAAGAAAGCTATTGAAAAAGAAGGGATCAGTTCTGCCACTGTAAACAAGGCCTTCTCAAGAGTTAAATTTTTAAAAAAGCTTTTGATTTATGACAAACGTCAACCAGAGTTCATTGAAAAAACAGAAACTTACATAGGAAAAAGGGTTAATAAAAAAAGAGTTCTGAAGGCCAAGAGTCTTTTGCTAGAAAATAAAAATTTACTTTCCAGAATAGAGAAAGACTTCGGTGTTCCAAAAGAATATTTGGTGGCCTTGTGGGGAATTGAAACTAGCTTTGGAAGGCATCGCGGTAAGGTTGATATTATATCGGCCCTAGCAACTTTGTCATTTGATAAGAGAAGATCTGCATATTTTTCAAAAGAACTAATTACTATTTTGCGATTAATAGATAAAAAGAAAGTTAAATTAGAAAACCTGTATGGTTCATGGGCTGGAGCTCACGGTAATTTCCAATTTATGCCATCCTCTATCAATAATTATGCCATTGATTATGACAAAGACGGGCAAATAGATTTAGTGAACTCCCTTGAGGATTCATTTGCATCAGCTGCAAATTATCTTAAAACAATAGGGTGGAATAAAAAAATTTCTTGGGGCTACAAAGCAATAAGTGCCGATAAAATTGACAATTCTTTGGTCACTATTGATGCAAGAAAATTAAAAAAAACCCTATCTAGAAATGATTTAATTAATAATAAAATTTCTATAAAAAATAATAAAAAAGCCAAAGGTAATTTTAAATTAATAAGACCGGACGGCAAAGATGGGCCTATTTTTTTAGTAACCACAAATTATGAAAAATTATTAAACTGGAATAGATCATTACGATTTGCAATAACAGTGGGTTTATTTGCTGACCTTTTGAAAAATGCCTAA